Proteins encoded in a region of the Anoxybacillus amylolyticus genome:
- a CDS encoding RNA-guided endonuclease InsQ/TnpB family protein, whose translation MVNKAYQFRLYPTKEQEQLLAKTFGCVRFVYNKMLEERIQIYEKFKDDKEALKKQTFPTPAKYKKEFPWLKEVDSLALANAQLNLQKAFQNFFSGRAGFPKFKNRKAKQSYTTNVVNGNIQLSDGYIKLPKRKWVKFKQHREIPAHHIIKACTITKTKTGKYYVSILTEYEHQPVPKEIQTVVGLDFSMNTLYVDSEGKRANYPRFYRQALEKLAKEQRILSRRKKGSNRWHKQRLKIAKLHEKMANQRKDFLHKESHQLAKLYDCVVIEDLNMKGMSQVLNFGKSVHDNGWGMFTTFLQYKLEEQGKKLIKIDKWFPSSKTCSCCGQVKESLSLSERTFRCECGFESDRDVNAAINIKHEGMKRLAIA comes from the coding sequence ATGGTAAACAAAGCCTATCAGTTCCGCTTGTACCCAACAAAAGAACAAGAACAGCTGCTTGCCAAAACCTTCGGTTGTGTCCGTTTCGTTTATAACAAAATGCTTGAAGAACGCATACAAATTTATGAAAAGTTCAAAGACGACAAAGAAGCTTTGAAAAAACAAACATTTCCGACCCCTGCCAAGTACAAAAAGGAGTTTCCTTGGCTTAAAGAAGTGGATAGCCTTGCGCTGGCAAACGCCCAATTGAATTTGCAGAAAGCGTTTCAAAATTTCTTTTCGGGTCGTGCTGGATTTCCAAAGTTCAAAAACCGCAAGGCGAAACAGTCGTACACCACAAATGTGGTCAATGGCAATATTCAACTTTCAGATGGCTATATCAAGTTACCCAAACGGAAATGGGTCAAGTTCAAGCAACATCGGGAGATTCCTGCCCACCATATCATCAAGGCTTGTACGATCACGAAAACAAAAACAGGAAAATACTATGTTTCTATTCTTACAGAGTACGAACATCAACCTGTACCAAAAGAAATACAAACGGTTGTTGGGCTTGATTTTTCCATGAATACGCTGTATGTCGATAGCGAGGGTAAGAGAGCCAATTATCCTCGTTTCTATCGGCAAGCATTGGAAAAATTAGCGAAAGAACAACGGATATTATCACGCCGAAAGAAAGGGTCTAATCGTTGGCATAAACAGCGTCTGAAAATTGCAAAGCTACATGAAAAAATGGCGAACCAACGAAAAGACTTTCTGCATAAGGAGTCGCACCAATTAGCGAAACTTTATGATTGCGTGGTCATCGAAGACCTCAACATGAAAGGGATGTCGCAAGTCCTGAATTTCGGCAAGAGCGTTCATGACAACGGCTGGGGGATGTTCACGACATTTCTCCAATACAAGTTAGAGGAGCAAGGGAAAAAGCTTATCAAAATAGATAAGTGGTTTCCGTCATCTAAAACTTGTTCATGTTGCGGTCAAGTAAAGGAATCTTTATCGCTTTCTGAGCGTACATTCCGCTGTGAATGTGGATTCGAGAGCGACAGGGACGTCAATGCGGCAATCAATATCAAACATGAGGGCATGAAACGATTAGCGATAGCCTAA
- the tnpA gene encoding IS200/IS605 family transposase yields MKLDNNNHSVFLLYYHLVLVVKYRRQVIDDTISDYAKDMFVRLGKNYNISLVEWNHDMDHVHILFKAHPNSELSKFINAYKSASSRLIKKHFPQVKRKLWKEYFWSRSFCLLTTGGAPLKVIKKYIENQGMK; encoded by the coding sequence ATGAAATTAGACAATAATAACCATTCAGTATTCCTGTTGTATTATCATCTTGTTCTGGTGGTAAAATATCGCAGACAAGTGATTGATGATACCATATCTGACTATGCAAAAGATATGTTTGTGAGATTGGGGAAAAATTACAATATTTCCTTGGTCGAATGGAATCACGATATGGACCATGTGCATATTTTGTTCAAAGCACATCCGAATAGTGAACTATCAAAGTTCATCAATGCCTATAAAAGTGCAAGTTCTCGACTGATTAAAAAGCATTTTCCGCAAGTGAAAAGAAAACTGTGGAAAGAATATTTTTGGTCAAGAAGTTTTTGCCTGCTTACAACGGGCGGTGCCCCCCTTAAAGTAATAAAAAAATATATAGAAAATCAAGGGATGAAGTGA
- a CDS encoding small acid-soluble spore protein H yields MNAKRAQEIAASPVMANVTYNGERIYIEQVDEQNGTALIHPLHAPNNKQRVAVSSLQEH; encoded by the coding sequence ATGAACGCAAAACGCGCACAAGAAATAGCAGCGTCACCAGTCATGGCGAATGTGACGTACAATGGGGAGCGCATTTATATTGAACAAGTGGATGAACAAAACGGCACCGCTTTAATTCATCCGTTACATGCGCCAAATAACAAGCAACGAGTAGCAGTTTCGAGCCTGCAAGAACATTAA